In the genome of Euleptes europaea isolate rEulEur1 chromosome 7, rEulEur1.hap1, whole genome shotgun sequence, one region contains:
- the EDARADD gene encoding ectodysplasin-A receptor-associated adapter protein, with the protein MASPGEPPPEDLAAKEPVEDTDPSTLSLEEVEKYPVQDTGSPKDEEYQTEKVTLEIASINIRSLTSDSGLIQQPEEDDDSQGSTSGSLTALKKSYTENGTCSLCMSRQPTISDLLNDEDLLYMMRIKLDPSHPTVKNWRNFANKWGMTYDELCFLEQKQQSPTLEFLLRNSDRTVEQLINLCKLYQRADVEKMLLKWVEKEWPKRGHGAYQNNF; encoded by the exons ATCTTGCAGCAAAAGAACCAGTGGAGGATACAGACCCCAGCACCTTATCTTTGGAAGAGGTAG AAAAATATCCTGTTCAAGATACAGGGTCACCGAAAG ATGAGGAATACCAAACAGAAAAAGTGACATTGGAAATAGCTTCCATTAACATTAGGAGCCTAACATCGGACTCAGGCCTGATACAACAG CCAGAAGAGGACGATGATAGCCAAGGTAGTACCAGTGGATCACTCACAG CGCTGAAGAAATCATACACAGAAAATGGCACCTGCTCCTTATGTATGTCTCGCCAACCAACCATCAGTGATTTGCTGAATGATGAGGACTTGTTGTATATGATGAGGATAAAGTTGGACCCGTCCCACCCCACGGTGAAAAACTGGAGAAACTTTGCAAACAAATGGGGGATGACCTATGACGAATTGTGCTTCCTGGAACAAAAGCAACAGAGCCCCACCTTGGAGTTTTTGCTACGGAACAGTGACAGGACTGTGGAGCAGCTGATCAATCTGTGTAAATTGTACCAAAGAGCTGATGTTGAAAAAATGCTTCTGAAGTGGGTGGAGAAAGAATGGCCAAAGAGAGGCCATGGAGCCTATCAGAATAACTTCTAA